The proteins below are encoded in one region of Borrelia duttonii Ly:
- a CDS encoding PfkB family carbohydrate kinase: protein MKRVLAMHDISTIGKASLTICIPVISSFNIQVCPLVTAVLSATTNYKEFEIIDLTNKLKKFILSWKNQNENFDIFYSGFLGNNKQHKIIEQILKLFKFKKIIIDPVFADNNMLYPTFDYKIVSGFREIIKHADIITPNITELKMLAKTEKIRNKDEIIKATSNLEIKGTIIVTSIEKDNLIGTAAYNTKTKEYSEFFLEKLEQNFSGTGDLFTSLLIGYLETYEIEYALKQATKVTHSIIKHSTLNNNSTKKDIQIEFFLKNNF, encoded by the coding sequence ATGAAACGAGTATTAGCCATGCATGATATTTCAACCATAGGTAAAGCATCACTTACAATATGCATACCAGTAATATCATCATTTAATATTCAAGTTTGTCCACTAGTAACTGCCGTTCTCTCTGCAACAACAAATTACAAAGAATTCGAAATAATAGATTTAACAAATAAATTAAAAAAGTTTATACTATCCTGGAAAAATCAAAATGAAAATTTTGATATATTTTATAGTGGATTTCTTGGCAACAACAAACAACACAAAATAATAGAACAAATTCTAAAACTATTTAAATTTAAAAAAATAATAATTGATCCTGTTTTTGCAGACAATAACATGCTCTACCCTACTTTTGATTACAAAATAGTAAGTGGTTTTAGAGAAATAATAAAACATGCAGACATAATAACACCAAATATCACAGAATTAAAAATGTTAGCAAAAACTGAAAAAATTAGAAATAAAGATGAAATAATAAAAGCAACATCAAATCTTGAAATAAAAGGAACAATCATAGTTACAAGCATAGAAAAAGACAATCTCATAGGAACCGCTGCTTACAATACAAAAACAAAAGAATATTCGGAATTTTTTTTAGAAAAATTAGAACAAAATTTTAGTGGAACAGGAGACCTATTTACAAGCTTACTAATAGGATATCTTGAAACATATGAAATAGAATACGCATTAAAACAAGCAACTAAAGTCACTCACTCAATAATAAAACATTCTACTCTAAACAATAATTCGACAAAAAAAGACATTCAAATTGAATTTTTTTTAAAAAATAATTTTTAA
- a CDS encoding adenine phosphoribosyltransferase, whose amino-acid sequence MIDKMGYYDRFIMKVPNFPKEGILFYDISNVLLQAEAYKSLLEDAHALYSSKEIDCIAAIESRGYLIGAPLALKMNLPLLLIRKGGKLPRQVLREEYELEYGLGSIEIHKDDIKQHTKILLVDDILATGGTIRAAVRLLERAGGVISDIFCFIELVSIRGRDILGEYNVNSLVRYP is encoded by the coding sequence ATGATAGATAAAATGGGATATTATGATAGGTTTATCATGAAAGTGCCTAATTTTCCAAAAGAAGGTATACTTTTTTATGATATTTCAAATGTTTTGCTTCAAGCAGAAGCTTATAAGTCTTTACTGGAAGATGCACATGCCCTTTATTCGTCAAAAGAAATTGATTGCATTGCTGCTATTGAATCAAGAGGATATTTAATAGGTGCTCCTTTGGCTTTAAAGATGAATTTACCTCTTTTGTTGATTCGTAAAGGAGGAAAGCTTCCACGTCAAGTCTTACGAGAAGAGTATGAACTTGAATATGGATTGGGTAGTATTGAAATACATAAGGATGATATTAAACAGCACACAAAGATTTTGTTGGTTGATGATATTTTAGCTACTGGAGGTACTATAAGGGCAGCTGTTAGGTTGCTTGAGAGAGCGGGTGGAGTGATATCTGATATATTTTGTTTTATTGAGCTTGTATCAATAAGAGGTAGAGATATTTTGGGAGAGTATAATGTGAATTCTCTTGTTAGATATCCTTAG
- a CDS encoding sigma-70 family RNA polymerase sigma factor, which produces MNIFSNEDLNIYLKSVREHRLITHEEEIELAKQIKLGSLKAKNQMINANLRLVLKIIKRYAGKGLKIEDLIQEGNLGLIRAAEKYDPSKNTKFSTYASFWIKQSLQRALNTKTRLVKVPYRKENLILQINKYLMEEEKSPKKEDIMERFNLTTAQYVKIIPYLEKEYSLDKKIEGSENSTLLNLYEDNSFNPESTLEQNSTLKHLNYILETKLNEKERYIIKKRYNLDNSDKKSTLKDISTELGISSETVRQIEKRVLKKLREELYQ; this is translated from the coding sequence GTGAATATATTTAGCAATGAAGATTTAAATATATATCTAAAATCTGTAAGAGAACATAGACTTATAACTCACGAAGAAGAAATCGAACTTGCAAAACAGATAAAACTAGGAAGCTTAAAAGCAAAAAACCAAATGATAAATGCCAACTTACGTTTAGTTCTCAAAATAATTAAAAGATATGCTGGTAAAGGATTAAAAATAGAAGATCTAATACAAGAAGGAAATTTAGGTTTAATTAGAGCTGCAGAAAAATATGATCCGAGTAAAAATACCAAATTTTCAACTTATGCTTCATTTTGGATTAAACAATCTCTTCAAAGGGCATTAAACACAAAAACAAGACTTGTAAAAGTACCATACAGAAAAGAAAATTTAATACTTCAAATCAATAAATATCTAATGGAAGAAGAAAAATCACCCAAAAAAGAAGACATAATGGAAAGATTTAACTTGACAACTGCTCAATATGTAAAGATTATTCCTTACCTTGAAAAAGAATATTCTCTAGATAAAAAGATTGAAGGATCAGAAAATTCCACGCTACTAAATCTCTATGAAGATAATTCTTTTAATCCTGAGAGTACTCTTGAACAAAATTCAACATTAAAGCATCTAAACTATATACTAGAAACTAAACTAAATGAAAAAGAAAGATATATAATCAAGAAAAGATACAATTTGGACAATAGTGATAAAAAAAGCACATTAAAAGATATTTCTACAGAACTTGGAATATCTTCAGAAACTGTAAGACAGATCGAAAAAAGAGTACTAAAAAAACTCAGAGAAGAACTTTATCAATAA
- the rplU gene encoding 50S ribosomal protein L21 has protein sequence MYALVEIKGKQYKAVKGEMLRVDRIVANSGDQLEFNSVMLVKKDEDLKIGKPYVLGSCVKCTYLEDKKDKKVVSYRYRRRKESERKVGHRQSYSYVLVDDIIC, from the coding sequence ATGTATGCGTTAGTAGAGATAAAAGGTAAGCAATACAAGGCTGTAAAGGGAGAAATGTTAAGGGTAGATAGAATTGTGGCAAATAGTGGTGATCAATTGGAATTCAATAGTGTAATGCTTGTAAAAAAAGATGAGGATCTAAAAATAGGAAAGCCTTATGTTTTAGGTTCTTGTGTAAAATGTACTTATCTAGAAGATAAGAAAGATAAGAAGGTTGTTTCTTATAGATACAGAAGAAGAAAGGAAAGCGAGCGAAAGGTTGGGCATCGTCAATCTTATTCTTATGTTTTAGTTGATGATATAATTTGTTAA
- the flgF gene encoding flagellar basal-body rod protein FlgF, with protein sequence MVRGIYTAASGMIAQRHRLEVIANNLANIDLTGYKKDLSVQKAFPEMLIRRTNDDGLYKFPKGYLETAPVVGKLGTGVEENEIYTSFEQGPLKITGNPLDLALTEEGFFVVQTPEGERYTRNGSFTLGREGILITKDGYPVIGEKGYIHIKDNNFKITEQGQIFHNSTFESNPKRLVSESENSWENYELLDNLKIVNFEKARFLKKQGSSLWYSTEISGQAKNIPINSRPKIESGVLECSNVNAINEMVSMITVNRVYEANQKTIQTEDTLLGKLINEIGKF encoded by the coding sequence ATGGTAAGAGGAATTTATACAGCTGCCAGTGGAATGATAGCACAAAGACATAGGTTAGAAGTTATTGCCAATAACTTAGCAAATATTGACCTTACAGGATATAAAAAAGATTTATCTGTTCAAAAAGCCTTTCCTGAAATGCTAATTAGACGAACTAATGATGATGGTCTTTATAAATTTCCTAAAGGATATCTAGAAACAGCACCTGTTGTCGGGAAGCTTGGAACAGGAGTTGAAGAAAACGAAATATACACATCCTTTGAACAAGGTCCACTAAAAATAACTGGAAATCCTCTTGACTTGGCATTAACTGAAGAAGGCTTTTTTGTTGTACAAACCCCTGAAGGAGAAAGATATACACGAAATGGATCTTTTACACTTGGACGAGAAGGCATACTTATTACAAAAGATGGATATCCTGTTATTGGAGAGAAAGGATACATACACATAAAAGATAATAATTTCAAAATAACAGAACAAGGACAGATATTTCACAATTCAACATTCGAAAGCAATCCCAAAAGGCTTGTAAGTGAAAGTGAAAATTCATGGGAAAATTATGAACTACTAGACAATTTAAAAATTGTCAATTTTGAAAAAGCAAGATTTTTAAAAAAACAAGGAAGTTCCCTATGGTACAGCACAGAAATATCTGGACAAGCTAAAAATATTCCCATAAATTCAAGACCTAAAATTGAATCAGGAGTTTTAGAGTGTTCAAATGTAAATGCAATTAATGAAATGGTTTCAATGATTACAGTTAACAGAGTTTATGAAGCAAATCAAAAAACAATACAAACTGAAGATACACTTCTTGGCAAATTAATCAACGAAATTGGAAAATTTTAA
- the murG gene encoding undecaprenyldiphospho-muramoylpentapeptide beta-N-acetylglucosaminyltransferase, which produces MNTKKRIFFTGGGTGGHVFPGIAIISKLKEYDTNIEFFWLGKKNSIEEKLIQEYEYIKFIAIPSGKFRRYFSLQNFTDFFKVIFGIIKSFLIIQKYKPKIIYATGGFVSSPPIIAASFLGVKSITHEMDLDPGLATKINSKFAHKIHISFQESTKYFKNKNVLYTGSPIRKEFLNPKSDIIKNLTQNTQKPIISIIGGSLGAEILNKLVINIKNKIDVYFIHQCGKNLDPTREDNYLRKQFFNAEEMASIIKFSDIIISRAGAGAIKEFANAGACAILVPFIKGSRGDQVKNANLLKNQNACLKIDEDDLNEIKIINLIKEILNNKEKFNIIKQNIKKFHNQDSSSIISNLLLKEFEDINAKQSF; this is translated from the coding sequence ATAAACACTAAGAAAAGGATTTTTTTTACAGGAGGGGGCACAGGAGGACATGTTTTTCCAGGAATAGCAATAATTTCCAAATTAAAAGAATATGATACAAATATTGAATTTTTTTGGCTTGGAAAAAAAAATTCAATAGAAGAAAAACTTATTCAAGAATACGAATATATCAAATTTATTGCAATTCCGTCAGGGAAATTCAGAAGATATTTTTCTCTACAAAATTTCACTGATTTTTTCAAAGTAATATTTGGAATAATAAAAAGCTTTCTCATCATACAAAAATATAAACCAAAAATCATATATGCAACTGGTGGTTTTGTATCAAGCCCTCCTATTATTGCAGCAAGTTTCCTTGGAGTAAAAAGTATAACTCACGAAATGGATCTTGATCCTGGACTTGCAACAAAAATTAACTCAAAATTTGCACACAAAATACATATAAGTTTTCAAGAAAGCACAAAATATTTTAAAAATAAAAACGTCTTATATACAGGATCACCAATAAGAAAAGAATTTTTAAATCCAAAATCAGATATAATCAAAAATTTGACTCAAAATACACAAAAACCCATAATTAGCATAATTGGGGGTTCCCTTGGAGCAGAAATTTTAAATAAATTAGTTATAAATATAAAAAACAAAATTGATGTCTATTTTATTCACCAATGTGGCAAAAATTTAGATCCAACTAGAGAAGACAATTATCTAAGAAAACAATTTTTTAATGCAGAAGAAATGGCAAGTATAATAAAATTTTCAGATATAATAATAAGCAGAGCTGGAGCTGGAGCCATTAAAGAATTTGCAAATGCCGGTGCATGCGCAATACTTGTTCCATTTATAAAGGGCTCACGAGGAGATCAAGTTAAAAATGCAAATTTATTAAAAAACCAAAATGCATGTTTAAAAATAGATGAAGATGACCTAAATGAAATTAAAATCATAAACTTGATAAAAGAAATTTTAAATAATAAAGAAAAATTTAATATAATAAAACAGAATATAAAAAAATTTCACAATCAAGATTCATCAAGTATAATATCCAATCTATTATTAAAGGAATTTGAGGACATCAATGCTAAACAATCCTTTTAA
- a CDS encoding rod-binding protein has protein sequence MINKINSQHIKTQNQIKILKEKVGEINQSKNDNKLYEAALEFEAIFINQMLKSMKNTLNKENNLINGGQTEEIFEDMIYSERAKQIAKSKNFRLADVIYNQIKITNNLRK, from the coding sequence ATGATAAATAAAATCAATTCACAACATATAAAAACACAAAATCAAATAAAAATATTAAAAGAAAAAGTAGGAGAAATAAATCAAAGCAAAAATGACAATAAACTTTATGAAGCTGCTCTAGAATTTGAAGCAATATTTATAAATCAAATGCTCAAGAGTATGAAAAATACTTTAAATAAAGAAAATAATTTAATTAATGGAGGACAAACAGAAGAAATTTTTGAAGACATGATTTATTCAGAAAGAGCAAAACAAATAGCCAAATCCAAAAATTTTAGGCTTGCTGATGTAATCTACAATCAAATTAAAATAACAAATAATCTTAGAAAATAA
- a CDS encoding DUF2147 domain-containing protein — protein MSKNILKIVFLFWFAFFLFAESENKKEDGSEVLGYWVGYDDKTNAKNSVIYVYKYNDKVYGRILNVIKDGKIHDINNPSGYKVVGFEHLSTEGLDFMWGLKYFKSSSKWDKGKIIDPNNGKIYTSEMRVDPKTGNLVTKGKVWVFGRSKVWTRAKKNEIPNLDVDGIVPNPPVVEE, from the coding sequence ATGAGTAAAAATATATTAAAAATTGTTTTTTTATTCTGGTTTGCATTTTTTTTATTTGCAGAATCTGAGAATAAAAAAGAGGATGGTAGTGAAGTTTTGGGATATTGGGTTGGCTATGATGATAAGACCAATGCTAAAAATTCTGTGATTTATGTTTATAAGTATAATGATAAGGTTTATGGTAGGATTTTAAATGTAATTAAGGATGGCAAAATACATGATATTAACAACCCTTCTGGTTATAAGGTTGTAGGTTTTGAACATTTAAGTACTGAGGGACTTGATTTTATGTGGGGTCTTAAGTATTTTAAGTCTTCTTCAAAATGGGATAAGGGTAAAATTATTGATCCTAATAATGGCAAGATTTATACTTCTGAAATGAGAGTAGATCCAAAAACCGGAAATCTTGTTACTAAGGGTAAAGTATGGGTTTTTGGTAGGAGTAAAGTTTGGACACGAGCTAAAAAAAATGAAATTCCTAATTTGGATGTAGATGGTATAGTGCCAAATCCTCCTGTTGTAGAAGAATAA
- a CDS encoding divergent polysaccharide deacetylase family protein, producing the protein MNIQNIYVFIKRHKLQIKVLFIIITSFASISILFSSFVYLKSNNNKINLKLKDKLAKLKRHNLTKTKQKLKLNNSKPEFYLIIDDVGYDEFMLDEFIKINLNINFSIIPFLPKSMEFYNKLQNKNKIIMIHFPMQSKHKNSIEKFHININDDEITIRTKIETTFNTYPNAKIMNNHMGSLITSNENIMKIMLIKLKEKNKYFFDSLTTKDSISIQTGKSIGILVEQRDIFLDNRDNEKSVIKALERAKQIARTKGIVKVIGHIWSKNTLKILQQESENLKKEFVFKNLINLYQREENNEGTWNRKLM; encoded by the coding sequence ATGAATATTCAAAATATTTATGTTTTTATTAAAAGACATAAGTTACAAATTAAAGTATTGTTTATCATAATTACATCTTTTGCATCAATAAGTATATTGTTTTCTAGTTTTGTATATCTAAAATCCAATAACAATAAAATTAATTTAAAGTTAAAAGATAAATTGGCAAAACTTAAAAGACACAATTTAACAAAAACAAAACAAAAATTAAAACTCAACAATTCAAAGCCAGAATTTTATCTTATAATTGATGACGTTGGATACGATGAATTTATGTTAGACGAATTTATAAAAATTAATCTAAACATTAATTTTTCAATTATTCCCTTTTTACCAAAATCAATGGAATTTTATAACAAACTACAAAATAAAAACAAAATTATAATGATTCATTTCCCAATGCAATCAAAACATAAAAATTCAATAGAAAAATTTCATATCAATATCAATGATGATGAAATCACTATAAGAACAAAAATTGAAACAACATTCAATACATATCCAAATGCAAAGATAATGAATAATCATATGGGAAGTCTTATTACCTCAAATGAAAACATTATGAAAATCATGTTAATAAAACTTAAAGAAAAAAATAAATATTTCTTTGACAGTCTAACTACTAAAGACAGCATATCTATACAAACTGGTAAAAGCATTGGAATCTTGGTAGAACAAAGAGATATATTCCTTGATAATAGAGATAATGAAAAATCTGTAATTAAAGCACTTGAACGAGCAAAACAAATAGCTAGAACAAAAGGAATTGTCAAAGTAATAGGACACATTTGGTCAAAAAACACCCTTAAAATACTTCAACAAGAATCAGAAAACTTAAAGAAAGAATTTGTATTTAAAAATTTAATAAACCTTTATCAAAGAGAGGAAAACAATGAAGGTACTTGGAATAGAAAGCTCATGTGA
- the rpmA gene encoding 50S ribosomal protein L27: protein MATSKSGGSSKNGRDSISKRLGVKRSGGQFVRAGEIIIRQRGTKFHKGKNSGLGRDHTIFALKDGIVEFKTSKGRKYINII from the coding sequence ATGGCAACAAGTAAAAGTGGTGGTAGTTCTAAGAATGGAAGAGATTCTATATCTAAAAGGCTTGGTGTTAAGAGAAGTGGTGGACAATTTGTAAGAGCCGGGGAAATAATTATAAGACAAAGAGGTACAAAATTTCATAAAGGTAAAAATTCTGGTCTTGGTAGAGATCATACAATATTTGCTCTGAAAGATGGTATAGTAGAATTTAAAACTTCCAAAGGTCGAAAATATATAAATATTATTTAA
- a CDS encoding CvpA family protein yields MLNNPFKITGVVDILIIIIFTSLGLRGFLRGFIKEITGFVEIFTLIFLIYNKTNDFKILISPILDLSYVQALLVFFLVIHIGFLILQALIESIISHLKLLFFNRILGLVLGLLEAFGIIAIVVYIIHAQQIFNPNYFLEGSNFLEYLNPGINYLFKISKT; encoded by the coding sequence ATGCTAAACAATCCTTTTAAAATAACAGGCGTAGTTGACATATTAATAATAATAATTTTTACATCATTAGGCCTCAGAGGGTTTTTACGAGGTTTTATTAAAGAAATTACTGGATTTGTCGAAATTTTTACTTTAATATTTTTAATTTACAATAAAACTAATGATTTCAAGATATTAATATCGCCAATCCTTGATTTGTCATATGTTCAAGCACTATTAGTATTTTTTCTAGTAATACACATAGGATTCTTAATTTTACAAGCATTAATTGAATCAATAATAAGTCATCTTAAATTACTATTTTTCAATAGAATACTTGGTCTTGTACTTGGCTTACTTGAAGCTTTTGGAATAATAGCAATTGTAGTATATATAATTCATGCTCAACAAATATTTAATCCTAACTATTTCTTAGAAGGAAGTAACTTTCTTGAATATCTCAATCCTGGAATAAATTACCTATTTAAAATATCAAAAACATAG
- a CDS encoding flagellar basal body P-ring protein FlgI encodes MKKLIMLIILNLSSFAQENQVKNFSNQNNADKQINEHTKLKNISEIQPANSQILTGIGIVAGLTDKGDSIKEKEILNQILNKIGINEIDLTKTGSKNIALVNVAIKINGNMIKGATHNVYIASMLDAKDLTNGMLLKTEFKDKEGKLLATASGPIIINDKSKGTGYILNGATIHENQNYTTYNIILKNKDYSLINLISQNLTKNNIKNNIKSGNIIEIEVDDIRLISKIEKIEIKTMPKVLINEQNKIIMASTHAEIGPLVLSIERKEEDLFSNKTNKNIKIEIQKMKLNEFISNNSTKLNNKELIQIIKRANKISKLYGELILEE; translated from the coding sequence ATGAAAAAATTGATAATGTTAATTATATTAAATTTAAGCTCATTTGCACAAGAAAATCAAGTTAAAAATTTTTCTAACCAAAATAATGCTGACAAACAAATAAACGAACACACAAAACTAAAAAATATTTCTGAAATACAACCTGCTAATTCGCAAATATTAACAGGAATTGGAATAGTAGCAGGACTTACTGATAAAGGAGATTCAATTAAAGAAAAGGAAATTTTAAATCAAATTTTAAACAAAATTGGTATTAACGAAATAGATCTAACCAAAACAGGAAGCAAAAATATAGCATTAGTAAATGTAGCAATCAAAATAAATGGAAATATGATTAAAGGTGCAACTCATAACGTTTACATAGCATCTATGCTAGATGCAAAAGATTTAACAAACGGAATGCTTTTAAAAACAGAATTTAAAGATAAAGAAGGAAAGTTATTAGCAACTGCATCAGGACCAATAATAATCAATGATAAATCAAAAGGTACAGGATACATATTAAATGGAGCAACAATACATGAGAATCAGAACTATACAACTTACAATATAATTTTAAAAAACAAAGATTATTCTCTAATAAATTTAATAAGTCAAAATCTAACAAAAAACAACATAAAAAATAATATAAAATCAGGAAATATTATAGAAATTGAAGTTGATGACATTAGACTAATAAGTAAAATTGAGAAAATAGAAATAAAAACTATGCCTAAAGTTTTAATCAATGAACAAAATAAAATAATTATGGCAAGCACACATGCAGAAATAGGACCCCTAGTATTATCAATTGAAAGAAAAGAAGAAGACTTATTTAGTAACAAAACAAATAAAAATATAAAAATAGAAATACAAAAGATGAAATTAAATGAATTCATATCAAATAATTCAACTAAGCTTAATAACAAAGAATTAATACAAATAATTAAAAGAGCAAATAAAATTTCTAAACTATACGGAGAATTAATTTTAGAGGAATAA
- the flgG gene encoding flagellar basal-body rod protein FlgG, which produces MMRALWTSASGMKAQQYNVDTIANNLSNVNTIGFKKIRAEFEDLIYQTQRRAGTPATENTVTPLGNQVGHGTKVSATHRLFEQGNLQVTNLNTDVAIEGDGFYKVLLSDGTYGYTRDGSFKIDANGNLVTNQGYILLPEISFPEEYIKNSIAISQEGIISVKVNEGLEPIELGQIEIARFVNPAGLNAIGNNIFKETIGSGEEISGIPGSNGMGKLKQGMLEMSNVAIAEEMVTMIVAQRAYEINSKAIHTSDNMLGIANNLKKQ; this is translated from the coding sequence ATGATGAGAGCACTCTGGACATCAGCCAGTGGAATGAAAGCACAACAATATAATGTAGACACAATTGCTAATAATCTTTCAAACGTAAACACTATTGGTTTTAAAAAAATAAGAGCTGAATTTGAAGATTTAATATACCAAACACAAAGAAGAGCAGGAACGCCTGCAACTGAAAACACAGTAACTCCTCTGGGCAATCAAGTTGGACATGGAACAAAAGTATCAGCAACACACAGATTGTTTGAACAAGGAAATCTGCAAGTTACCAATTTAAATACTGATGTTGCAATTGAAGGTGACGGATTTTATAAGGTTCTCTTATCAGATGGCACTTATGGATATACCAGAGATGGTTCATTTAAAATAGACGCAAATGGAAACTTAGTAACAAATCAAGGATATATATTATTACCAGAAATATCATTCCCTGAAGAATACATCAAAAACTCTATTGCAATCTCTCAAGAAGGAATAATATCTGTAAAAGTTAACGAAGGTCTTGAACCAATTGAGCTTGGACAAATAGAAATCGCAAGATTTGTAAATCCAGCAGGGCTAAATGCAATTGGTAACAATATATTTAAAGAAACAATAGGATCGGGAGAGGAAATATCAGGAATTCCAGGAAGCAATGGAATGGGCAAACTTAAACAAGGAATGCTTGAAATGTCAAACGTAGCAATCGCAGAAGAAATGGTGACAATGATAGTTGCACAAAGGGCTTATGAAATAAACTCAAAAGCAATCCATACTTCAGACAATATGCTAGGAATCGCTAATAATTTAAAGAAACAGTGA
- a CDS encoding ribosomal-processing cysteine protease Prp — translation MINLLIRTHNDIIIYILANGHAKSNGYINVVCSSFSFILRTFFSILDYEREDFIVDNSLKGYLEFRASFGALNKESLFYHSKFLIHGIKDLCFEYPYDIKLILEETNGNK, via the coding sequence GTGATTAATCTTTTGATAAGAACCCATAATGATATAATTATTTATATTTTAGCTAATGGACATGCTAAGAGTAATGGTTATATTAATGTAGTTTGTTCCTCTTTTTCTTTTATTTTAAGAACTTTTTTTAGTATTCTTGATTATGAGAGAGAGGACTTTATTGTGGATAATTCTTTAAAAGGCTATTTGGAATTTCGAGCTTCTTTTGGAGCTTTGAATAAGGAGAGTCTTTTTTATCATAGTAAATTTTTAATACACGGTATAAAGGATTTGTGTTTTGAATATCCTTATGATATTAAATTAATTTTGGAGGAAACTAATGGCAACAAGTAA
- the tsaD gene encoding tRNA (adenosine(37)-N6)-threonylcarbamoyltransferase complex transferase subunit TsaD: MKVLGIESSCDDCCAAIVENGNTILSNIKLSQKEHKKYYGIVPEIASRLHTEFIMYVCQQAIISAQINISEIDLIAVTSQPGLIGSLIVGVNFAKGLSIALKKPLICIDHILGHLYAPLLNHTIEYPFLSLVLSGGHTILAKQNNFDDIEILGRTLDDACGEAFDKIAKHYKMGFPGGPNIEKLAIDGNQYAFNFPITIFDKKENRYDFSYSGLKTACIHQLEKFKNNNAQITNNNIAASFQRAAFENLIIPIKRAIKDTNIKKLIISGGVASNLYLREKIKNLEIETYYPPIDLCTDNAAMIAGIGYLMYLKYGASSIETNANSRIENYKYTKGVKL, from the coding sequence ATGAAGGTACTTGGAATAGAAAGCTCATGTGATGATTGTTGTGCAGCTATAGTAGAAAATGGCAACACAATTTTAAGCAATATCAAACTTAGTCAAAAAGAACATAAAAAATATTATGGAATAGTACCAGAAATTGCCTCAAGACTACATACAGAATTTATTATGTATGTTTGTCAACAAGCCATAATAAGTGCTCAAATAAATATATCTGAAATAGATTTAATAGCAGTTACATCTCAACCTGGGCTTATTGGCTCTTTAATTGTTGGTGTAAACTTTGCCAAAGGACTGTCCATTGCCCTCAAAAAACCTCTAATTTGTATTGATCACATTCTAGGACATCTTTATGCACCCTTGCTGAATCACACAATAGAATATCCATTTCTATCATTAGTATTAAGTGGAGGTCACACAATACTTGCCAAACAAAATAATTTTGATGATATTGAAATACTTGGAAGAACACTCGATGATGCTTGTGGAGAAGCATTTGACAAAATAGCAAAACATTATAAGATGGGATTTCCTGGTGGCCCAAATATAGAAAAATTGGCTATAGACGGAAATCAATATGCATTTAATTTTCCAATTACAATTTTTGACAAAAAAGAAAATAGATATGACTTCTCATATTCGGGCCTCAAAACAGCATGCATACATCAACTTGAAAAATTTAAAAACAACAATGCCCAAATAACAAATAACAATATTGCTGCCAGTTTTCAAAGAGCAGCTTTTGAAAATTTAATAATTCCAATAAAAAGAGCAATAAAGGATACTAACATAAAAAAATTAATAATATCTGGAGGAGTAGCAAGCAACCTTTATTTAAGAGAAAAAATTAAAAACCTTGAAATAGAAACATACTATCCCCCAATCGACCTTTGTACAGACAACGCAGCAATGATTGCAGGAATTGGATATCTTATGTATTTAAAATATGGAGCAAGTTCCATTGAAACTAATGCAAACTCAAGAATAGAAAATTATAAATATACAAAAGGAGTAAAATTATGA